From a single Solanum dulcamara chromosome 4, daSolDulc1.2, whole genome shotgun sequence genomic region:
- the LOC129884284 gene encoding uncharacterized mitochondrial protein AtMg00810-like, which yields MMQAFEMSNLGFMTYFLGMEITQGKDEFFICQKKYAKEILKKFKMENCKEISAPVNQKEKLSKEDGAEKVEETYFRSFIGCLMYLTATRSDILQPKELCVTSKEPSPMESSFRSQPVKLCGYSDSDWGGSEDDAKSTLGYCFSLGFGIFSWSCKKHDIMARSAVEAEFVVAAAVVNQVLWLKQILVDLHMEPTGSIEVFVEIKQH from the exons ATGATGCAAGCTTTTGAAATGTCTAATCTTGGTTTTATGACATATTTCCTTGGAATGGAGATTACACAAGGAAAAGATGAGTTTTTCATTTGTCAAAAAAAGTACGCAaaggaaattctcaagaaattcAAAATGGAAAATTGCAAAGAGATTAGTGCTCCCGTGAACCAAAAAGAGAAACTAAGTAAAGAAGATGGAGCCGAAAAGGTGGAGGAGACATACTTCAGAAGTTTTATTGGGTGTTTGATGTATCTTACAGCAACAAGATCCGATATATT GCAGCCAAAAGAATTGTGCGTTACATCAAAGGAACCATCACCTATGGAGTCAAGTTTCAGAAGTCAACCTGTGAAGCTTTGTGGGTACTCCGACAGTGATTGGGGTGGTTCTGAAGATGATGCAAAGAGTACTTTAGGGTACTGTTTCAGTCTTGGTTTTGGAATTTTCTCATGGAGTTGTAAGAAACATGATATTATGGCTCGATCTGCTGTCGAAGCTGAGTTTGTGGTAGCTGCAGCAGTAGTAAATCAAGTATTATGGCTGAAACAAATTCTGGTTGATCTACATATGGAGCCGACTGGAAGCATCGAAGTATTCGTAGAAATAAAGCAACACTAG